A stretch of Fusarium poae strain DAOMC 252244 chromosome 2, whole genome shotgun sequence DNA encodes these proteins:
- a CDS encoding hypothetical protein (SECRETED:SignalP(1-17)~TransMembrane:3 (n3-13c17/18o149-173i185-207o213-236i)) yields the protein MKATFFSLFALAASAIASPVAQPAGVNPTPDTQEVRSAVTDLENILKIAGVDQVVDEATKGSASPIKRDITNTGDLLSVLQSGASGIKSKTSGFSGIADKVKAGDLTKSEGADKAIPGLEGVNFELTQIVTKLTGAAGLPVADGDVDKVLNLVVVLVSEVLTAVKTIVTVTGLQPQLISVLHSVFQILAKVLTLVIGLVAAILPGLIAALSPLLAGLGTGVLAPILTPVVALLAGLGAGI from the coding sequence ATGAAGGCCActttcttctccctcttcGCTCTCGCCGCTTCGGCCATTGCCTCTCCCGTTGCCCAGCCCGCTGGTGTCAACCCTACTCCCGACACCCAAGAGGTTCGCAGCGCTGTCACCGACCTCGAGAACATCCTCAAGATCGCTGGTGTTGACCAGGTCGTCGACGAGGCCACCAAGGGCTCTGCTTCTCCCATCAAGCGAGACATCACCAACACCGGTGATCTCCTCTCTGTCCTCCAGAGCGGTGCTTCCGGCATCAAGAGCAAGACCTCTGGCTTCAGCGGTATTGCcgacaaggtcaaggctggTGACCTCACCAAGTCTGAGGGTGCTGACAAGGCCATTCCTGGTCTCGAGGGTGTCAACTTTGAGCTCACCCAGATCGTCACCAAGCTTACCGGCGCTGCTGGTCTCCCTGTCGCTGACGGCGATGTCGACAAGGTCCTGAACCTCGTTGTTGTTCTCGTCTCCGAGGTCCTCACTGCTGTCAAGACCATCGTCACCGTCACTGGTCTCCAGCCCCAGCTCATCTCTGTCCTCCACTCCGTCTTCCAGATCCTCGCCAAGGTCCTCACCCTCGTCATTGGCCTCGTTGCTGCCATCCTCCCCGGCCTCATCGCTGctctctctcctctccttGCCGGTCTCGGAACTGGTGTTCTCGCTCCTATCCTTACCCCCGTCGTCGCTCTCCTCGCTGGCCTCGGTGCCGGTATCTAA